GCGGCACCAGCAGAAAGAATCGCGTGTGGAATCGATGCGCAAACGGTTTGCTGCCGCTTTGCCGGACAAGCCGACTCCCGTTAAGGACTACTTCAAGAAAAAGCGCGCTGGCAAAAAACGCTGATCTGGTTGGTTAAAGCATGAAGCGTGCTGTTCAGCGTACGTGATGTATGCTTTGATTAATAACAGGCATGAGCCTGATTATCCCTTTCCGGGGTGAAGTGCGAGCCAAGTCTGGGTATCACTATGGATGATAAAGGACCAAACAGATATCAAAGTACCCCGCTTGAAAGCACTCTTTCCGTCGATCAGCTGGTCAATAGCCTGGTTAAAAGTGAGCAGGAGCTAAAAAAACAGCTCACGCTTTTTTCCGCCTTCCTCGATGCGCTGCCAAATCCCATTTTTGTCAAAGACAATGAGGGCGTCTTTATTGCGTGTAATGCTGCATATGAAGAAGCGTTTGGGATTCAGCGCAAGAATTTTGTTGGCAAAACCGTTCTTGATCTTGAATACCTGCCTGAATCTGCACGCCTGGCTTTCCAGCAGGCAGACCTGAAGCTTTTGCAGGAGCGCGGAGAGACGCGTGAAGAGATCGAGCTGGCCTTCAGTGACGGTAAGCCCCGTACGGTCCTCTATCAACGGAAAACCTTTGATATGGGTGATAATCAGGGTGGGTTGCTGGGGCTGATCATTGATATCTCGGAACGAAAAAGAGCGGAAGAGTTTGAACGCTTTCGCAACCGTATTCTGGAAATGCTGGCAAGCAGCGCCGTACTTGAAGATATTCTGCTTGAACTGGTGATGGGCATTGAGTCACTGTACCCGGACATGCTGTGCAGCATTATGCAGACTGATATTCTGGGCAGCCATCTGTGCAACGGTATCGCCCCAAGCCTGCCTGATTTTTACAATGCAGCGTTGAAGAAGGTTGAGATCGTGCACGGTATGGGGTCATGTGGCACCGCGGCCTTTACCGGTGAGCGCGTCATCGTTGAGGATATTTCAACACACCCCTACTGGAAAACAGTAAGGAAACTGGCGGAGCAGGCCAACTTGAAGGCATGTTGGTCTCAGCCAATCAAGACAGGCCACGGGGCTGTTCTGGGTACGTTTGCCATTTATCACCGCACTACAGCTGTACCCACTGATAAGCAGATAGAAATCATCGAGCACTGTGCTAGGTTGTCCAGCATCGCGATTGAAAAAAGACGCGCTGAAAACACCATTCGTGAACTTGCCTACTATGATCATTTGACAAGCCTTGCGAACAGGAGGTTGCTGGACGACAAGCTTGCCCTCGTACTTTCAGACGAGACGTCAGCTTCAAGTTATACAGCGTTGATGCTGCTCGATCTTGACAACTTCAAGCCATTGAATGACCAATATGGCCATGCCGTGGGTGACCAGTTGCTGATTGAAATTGGCAAGCGACTCAGCCGTCAT
This DNA window, taken from Marinobacterium iners, encodes the following:
- a CDS encoding tRNA (uracil-5-)-methyltransferase; this encodes MTDNRVVDFNEAGDRCRQEKRHQQKESRVESMRKRFAAALPDKPTPVKDYFKKKRAGKKR
- a CDS encoding diguanylate cyclase domain-containing protein, with protein sequence MDDKGPNRYQSTPLESTLSVDQLVNSLVKSEQELKKQLTLFSAFLDALPNPIFVKDNEGVFIACNAAYEEAFGIQRKNFVGKTVLDLEYLPESARLAFQQADLKLLQERGETREEIELAFSDGKPRTVLYQRKTFDMGDNQGGLLGLIIDISERKRAEEFERFRNRILEMLASSAVLEDILLELVMGIESLYPDMLCSIMQTDILGSHLCNGIAPSLPDFYNAALKKVEIVHGMGSCGTAAFTGERVIVEDISTHPYWKTVRKLAEQANLKACWSQPIKTGHGAVLGTFAIYHRTTAVPTDKQIEIIEHCARLSSIAIEKRRAENTIRELAYYDHLTSLANRRLLDDKLALVLSDETSASSYTALMLLDLDNFKPLNDQYGHAVGDQLLIEIGKRLSRHVRSGDTVARLGGDEFVVVLERLSPDFNTAVRQAKQIAEKIRVAIETPCELKFVQEDGSLQSVVYQCTASIGATLFTGGDLSQTELIRKADEAMYQAKQLGRNTVNIY